The Erigeron canadensis isolate Cc75 chromosome 4, C_canadensis_v1, whole genome shotgun sequence genome window below encodes:
- the LOC122596965 gene encoding uncharacterized protein LOC122596965 produces MTFCPHLCGTEAATVTRFVNGLPAEYRGFCRSKTTLSLAVDEAKRVEYDLGSRVRKDGNSGFKRSNDRSSGSNKRFKGNSSNSSNDKRIGTWCDRCRSKHTGQCTISTLRCNRCTATGHLAKDCTGEARCYRCKKTGHQIADCPQAKEGEKKNERPRTTARAFNMTAEQARSDDEVVSGTFIINSSLTNVLFDSGANRSFVFTLFAPKLGTVTHPLDTPIEVEIVDGRTSMVRNGFFDCSIKIEGHSFSIDLLPTTVSSFDIVVGMDWMSKSGAVILCSKKIVRITTPDADVVSVYGDKQKGSVKIVSLVKALRCIRQTKNHSDHFLAYVIDSRKANPSISDVDVVAEFPDFFPDDLPGLPPYREVEFPIDLIPGATPVAKAPYHLTPTEMKELMSQLQELLDKGFIHPSSSPWGAPILFVKKKYGYMRMCIDYRELNKRTVKNKYPLPRIDDLFDQLQGASYFSKIDLRSGYHQLKVDGEYGESTN; encoded by the exons ATGACATTCTGCCCTCACTTGTGTGGTACTGAAGCAGCTACTGTTACCCGTTTTGTGAATGGGCTTCCAGCTGAGTATCGTGGGTTCTGTAGGAGTAAGACTACCTTGAGTTTGGCTGTTGATGAGGCCAAGCGTGTGGAGTATGACTTGGGGTCCAGGGTTAGGAAAGACGGTAATTCTGGTTTTAAAAGGAGCAATGACAGGTCTTCAGGATCGAATAAAAGGTTTAAGGGTAATTCTTCCAATAGCAGTAATGATAAGAGGATTGGGACTTGGTGCGATAGATGCAGGTCTAAGCATACTGGGCAGTGTACTATTAGCACTCTTCGTTGTAATAGGTGCACCGCTACAGGTCATTTGGCTAAAGATTGTACTGGGGAGGCTCGTTGTTATAGGTGTAAAAAGACTGGACATCAAATTGCTGATTGCCCGCAAGCAAAAGAGGGTGAGAAAAAGAATGAGCGACCGAGGACTACAGCTCGTGCCTTCAACATGACAGCTGAACAAGCTCGATCAGATGATGAGGTAGTTAGCGGTACCTTTATTATTAATTCTTCTCTTACTAATGTGTTATTTGACTCTGGTGCAAATAGATCTTTTGTGTTTACTTTATTTGCTCCTAAGCTTGGTACAGTAACTCACCCATTAGATACACCAATTGAGGTTGAGATAGTTGATGGTCGTACTTCTATGGTTCGCAATGGCTTCTTTGATTGTTCTATTAAGATAGAGGGTCATTCTTTTTCTATTGACTTGTTGCCCACTACTGTTTCTAGCTTTGATATTGTCGTGGGTATGGATTGGATGTCTAAAAGTGGTGCTGTTATTCTCTGTTCTAAGAAGATTGTGCGTATCACTACTCCAGATGCTGATGTAGTTTCTGTCTATGGTGATAAACAAAAGGGTAGTGTGAAGATTGTTTCTCTTGTGAAAGCTCTTAGATGTATCCGACAGACTAAGAATCATTCTGATCATTTTCTGGCTTATGTGATTGATTCACGGAAAGCTAATCCTTCTATCTCTGATGTTGATGTTGTAGCTGAGTTTCCTGATTTCTTTCCAGATGATCTTCCTGGTCTTCCTCCTTATAGAGAAGTAGAGTTTCCTATTGATCTTATTCCTGGTGCTACCCCTGTTGCTAAAGCACCTTATCATCTCACTCCTACTGAGATGAAGGAGTTGATGTCTCAACTCCAAGAGTTACTTGATAAGGGGTTTATTCATCCGAGTTCCTCACCTTGGGGTGCTCCTATTCTGTTTGTAAAGAAGAAATATGGTTATATGAGGATGTGTATCGATTATCGTGAGCTTAACAAGCGAACGGTGAAGAATAAATATCCTCTTCCTCGTATTGATGACTTATTTGATCAGTTGCAGGGTGCTTCTTATTTTTCTAAGATTGATTTGCGGTCTGGTTATCATCAGTTGAAGGTGGATGGagaat atggcgaaagtacgaACTAA